Part of the Kamptonema formosum PCC 6407 genome, AGTTAAGGCTAGGAAGAAAGCGAATTAAGGCATTTCCAGCTAATAACACAGAAGCCGTTGTCGTCGGCGCTAGTGAAGTCCAATTAGAGCCATTATCAGTTGAATATTCCCAACTACCATTACTATTATCCACCGATGTCACGACCATCCCTTGAGTATCTACTGTATCGGGATCGGTGACAGCACCTCCGCCAATCAAACTAGAAACCACTGTACCAAGGTTGCTGGCAGGTGCTATGTTTTTGTTAATTGATGTTAGCGTAGGCGAAAGGCTATTATCTAATACAGGCGCATTGTTGCCAGTGAAAGCTGCGAATGCAGTGGGAATTCCGAAACCAGCGCCAAAATTGTTGTCGGATACAAGTATTAGCGATCGCTTCCCATTTGCCTGCGGCGGGCCAAAAGTCATCCCTTCAAAATTAGTACCTAGTGGAAAAGAAGATAAATCAAGAACCAAAGTTTTTTTAACTGCTGTAACCCCACTACCAGGAAGAGGATCGAAGCCAGAAGAAATATCGGTTGCGCCTTCAAAAGACAACTGATATAGCTTCCCTACTCCCGTTGTTACATTACGATCTATAGCGAGAAAGGTATTATTATCCAGTGCCAATAATTCAGAAATACCGTTTCCAGAATCAGTTTCATAGAGGAATTCTCGATCGGGTGTACCTGTAGATAAATTGTATCGCAAAATCCGCGAATTACTAGCAGTACCGTCTTGTTTTAAAGCTTGTTCAGTTGCCGTAAATAGAAACTGTTGATCGGGGGTAATAGTCAGACTTTCAAAAGCTCTATTGCTAGTAATACCAGTAGCACCTGCTGATGCTATAAATTTACTAGGAATAGTTAGTGCCTGGTTTTGCTGTCCTGTTGAGATGTTAAAAGTATTGATAAAAGGCTGAGAAGTTGGGTTAGCGCCGCTGAAAATTCCTTCGGAAGAAATGTATACATCCGTCGCATTAGAAGCTAAAGCAATACCCTCTGTATCAGAAGTATCGCTGCCAAAAGGAGGCGGATTGCCTATAGTTCTTACACCTGTAAAAGCAACCCCTCCCGGTAACAATGCCCCCGAACTTACATCAATTGTGAGGGTATAAAATCGAGGATCGTCGGGACTACCTACAATATTACGACCGTCAGAAATACTATAGTAAGTATTATTGGTAGAATTGTAAGTAATGCCCGACAAGCCGCCTAATGTTGTACCTGCATAATTTGTATTTGAAGCAAATGTTTCTGAGCCAATAAAATTCAAGGGTGCCATAGGATTTCTTAAATTATCAATCCAAACAGTGTTAATTCCGCCGTTGGGCAAACCCAGAGATCCCGAACTATTAATAGTATAATTAGCGGTTACATTGACAGCAGTAATACTGTTTGTAAATTCGACATTGGCACCATTATTTGGTGCGGTAATTTGTACCTTAGCTGCACTTCCGAATGCTCCGGGAGTATTATCCCACGTAATCGAGTCAACGGACGTAGTGCTAGTGCTGCTAGTATCTACCCAAACAACATCAGTTGCAGCAAAATCCCCATGAGCTATGCCGGCGGGCACCACTTTATTGAGGAATCCGCCGCCAATTTGCAATTGAATATTCCAATCAGCATTAGTTCCACCTGGGACAGGGTTGTAGCTAGTATCCTCTGTCCCAATTGCAGTTGTACCACCGATGGCGACTATTGTTCCTGCCTTAAAAATAGGAGCAATGGTCGCCATATTAATAAATTGGTAAGCTGAATACTTAGCATCTGTGGTAGCAGTTGAATCGCCCACAAAAAAACTATTCATCTCAGCCGATGTTAAGTCTTTAGTCAGGACAAGCTCAACATATTCAGTGTTGGCAAACTGTCCATCTCGGCGAAATTCATTGATGATTATATCTGGCATCAAAACATAGTTGTAAGTCTGCATCACCTCCCGACTGAATACCAAAGGAGTTTCAATCTCACCTGTAGCAAACTCTAAATCCCAGTCCCCACCTAATGCTTTATTTCCAGTCAAGTTAATTGAAGCTGCAACATCCACCCCTACCAACTGACTAACTTGTTGTACAAAAGCCTTTCCCTTCTTCCCTGCGGCCACTTCGCACCCGTACAAAAGGATCTCAGCCCGATCTGCTAAAGCTGCTGACCACTGTTGCAAATCCTGAGTATAGGCTTCTAAGTTATCAAGATTCAGCCAAATTGAACCTAGCTGCAAACTTCCAGAACAACCGTGAGAAACTATATGAATACTTTTTATACTTTTGCGACTTGCTAAAATGTCACTAATTTGCTCTACGCCGCCCCGCGATGAATCTACTACTATTACTTCTGTGCCGATTTCAACGCCGTTGACGAGAGTTTGAAAGTCAGGAATCGCTGCATCAATAAACGCGATCGCTTTGAAAGCTGGAGTGGTAGATATTAGCATGGCACACCTGATAGAAGCCGATCATCTTTAAACGATTATGCACTCAATAATTCTAGCCTTAATTTCTTAATGCTTACCCATAATTGTTTGTAACGCCCCCTCTAGGCAGTATTGTTACCTCCCAGAGGGGGCATTACGTGAGAAGTTCATAATTCCTGAGAATTTTATCCGGATTTTTCAGCAAACGCAGGATATATAAAATGACCTTCCTGATGCCCGATCGGAGGTATGCCGCCAAAAGCTCACATAGAACCTCACCTCACAATTTGCGAACTCAAAAATCGCTATCGACAGACCCAAGATGCCACTGAATCCCGTCGGTGGCATCTGCTGCTGTTGGTTGCTAGGGATTGGACTATTAAGCACTCCGCCGCAGTCGTAGGTATCAACTACGATTACGCCAAAGAAATAGTCCAACGCTACAACCGCGAAGGGCCAAGTTCTGTCAGAAACCGCAGCGGAGAACGCCAGCCGCCGCCTGCAAAATCCCTGTTGACACCCGCCCAAAAAGAGGAACTGCGGCAAGCACTGCAAGGCCCTGCACCCGATGGTAAGGCATGGTCAGGCCCCAAAGTCGCTCGCTGGATTGCAGAAAAGACTGGCAGCGATCATGTCTGGCCCCAGCGTGGCTGGGACTATCTCAAGCGGTTAGGCGGAACCGCACAGGCAAAAGAAATAGATACATAACTAACCCACTCTTTTCTGTTCTCAATTTATTTCCGGATCTGTTTATAAAACATGGAGAGATGGTACGAGGGTTGCTGATGAAGGAAATAATAGCTCGATCGAGCTTAATTCTTTCTAGAAGCTATCATTTTGACCTTCACAACTATCTATTCACCCTAAAATACTGAACTTGACACCAAAAAATGAAACTGCAAGTCTTGATAAAAGTGCTGATGGTAACTGCGCTCGCCTTCAGCCTTACCACAGCCGCAAGCCAGCCCAGTTCTGCAAGTAGAACTCAGGATCTGAATAGCTGTAACACTAATAACGGTAGGAATAATTGCAACAACAATCATCGAGATGTCTGCAATGAACATCGTCCAGATGATTGTAATAACAATCATCGAGAGGCTTGCAATGACAACCGCCCTAATAATTGCTCGGAACCCAAAGTAGAATCTTGCAACAATCAGCATCCTAATACTTGTCAGCAAGAGCCAAAGGCGGAGGAAGTAAAACCTCCTCAAGCTACTCACCGTTTTTTCTGTGGGGATAACAACGGTGTTCCTACAACCTTTGTGGAAACACAAAAAGGTACTACTCCTGTAATTCGTTGGGTTTCCAATTACTTTTCCGATCATGGCTATGAACCTCTAACCCGGTGTCGCCAAGTATCTGCTAAATTTCAGCAGTTCTTTAATAATGGTTCGTTGAATTACATTACAACTGGTACTGTTAACCGTCAACCTGTAATCTGTGTTTCTAATACTAAAGGTGGCGCTTGTACGGGGGTATTATTCACACTCAAACAGGGTGAAGATGCTAACCGGGTAATGCAAAACCTTTTTGATATTCGTTCGGGTGCTGCTGGCCCGCTAGAAGAAAGTGGCTCTCGCCTCTATTTCGATATGAATAATTACCTGAAAAGTATCGGAGGCGTTGCCCACTTTCCCAATTCTGGAGTTTCTAATTCTCAGCGGAGGAGTGGGGCTTGGTAGTATTCAGTTAAGACTTCAGCAGTCAGAATTCAGAATTTAGAAATGGTTCTAGATTCTGAATTCTGTCTTTGTAAATGGCTGATGCTTTGATTCTTATTTGGCGCTATACAGTGGAGGTATCAATTTTGAGTGGGGATGATTTGAGAGAATATTTAAAGCAGAGAAGTAGGGGATTTAGTCAAGCCAAACTGACGAATTTTAATTCTGCTATTTTGTTTTCATTGCCAGTTTTAATTGCTATTTTCTTTTTTCAATCTCAGGCTGTATCTAAAACTGATTCCGAGCTTAAATTTGCTAGTTCTAGCATAGATAGTTTAGCAGGCTGTAAAAAAGTACAGCAGTTTTCAAGTGAATTAAATCTACCCCTACTTAGGCTTCCTCTCGAGCGCAAGAAAGCATCCGATCGGGTTGGTAGTGTTTTGCCTCCAACTGATTTAAAATCTGCTTTAACTTGTGGTTTTGATCGAGGATTTCATCTAGATCGAGTTGCCAAATCGATCACTGTCAAGGTGAGGTCAGGAAATAGTTGGGGTTCAGGAATTTTGCTACAAAGGCAAGGTCAAGTTTATACAGTAGTTACCAACCGTCATGTCTTGAATTTAGGCGACTCTCCCTATATTATCGAAACTCCTGATGGTTATACTTATGAGGCTAATTTGCCTTTGATAAATATGCCTTTCGGCGGTAATGATTTGGCTGTTTTGCAGTTCCGCAGTCTTGATAAATTTTATGCGATTGCCTCCCTGAAAAGTTCAAGAACACTATCAGAAGGAGAACGAGTTTTTGCAGCAGGCTTTCCCTTTGATGGGCGGGGATTTATACTAACAAAAGGGTGGGTTTCGCTATTACCCGATCGAGCTTTAGAACAAGGCTATAAAATTGGTTACACTAATGATATTCAAAAAGGCATGAGTGGCGGGCCTCTGCTTAACATTCAGGGTGAAGTTGTAGGGATTAATGGAATGCACGCTTATCCTCTCTGGGGCGATCCTTATGTGTATAAAGATGGTTCTTTACCTAGTGCAGATGTCCGCGATCGGATGATTGCTTTAGCTTTCGCAATTCCGATTGATACTTTTGCCCAATTAGCTCCGCAGTTCGCCTCTCTTCCTGATAGTTTACCTACTCGTCATTGGAGTGGCAATCATGGGGGTTTATCTTCGTTTATGGATTTGTTGAGTTTAAAGGTATCTAAGCCAATTGTACATCATAAACCTGTAAGCCTGGATTCAGTTTTTATGGAATAATAACGCTTAAAAAATAAGTAGGAATAGGAGTTGAGAAACCTAAATATCAGCCTCTTTCCTATAAAGTTAGGCGAATAAGCTTCTTTTAGGAGAGAGATTTAGAGAGAGTAAAACTATATTTAAGGTAAAAAAATGAATCTTTATCATGGGATTTCCGCAGCATTAACAGGTGCCGCTATTGTGCTAGTTCAACCTCAGCCAGTAGCCGCCTTAACTGCTAATCAAGTTAACAGAATTGCCTCAGAGTTTACAGTATTAATTGATGGAATAAATCCTGGTTCTGGAGTAATTGTTGCTAGAAATGGCAATGCTTATTATGTCCTGACGGCTAAGCACGTTGTAGCCACAGAAGATGAATATGCGATCGCGACTCCTGACGGTAAACGATATCCTTTAAACTACCGTGCTGTCAGAAAATTACCAGGTTTAGATTTAGCTTTGTTGGAGTTTACAAGCAACCAAAACTATAAAGTTGCAACTCTGGCTAATTACGATTATGATGCGAGATTTAAGTATGTTTTCGTTTCTGGATGGCAAGAGTCGAAACTACCGATCGCCAATAGAAGGCGTTTGTTTAATGCTGGATTATTGATTAGCAACGATTACAAGTTGGCTTTTATTAAAGACGCTGTTTCTGAGGGTTACGAGCTTTTCTATACTAATATAACTGAGGTAGGAATGAGCGGTTCTCCTGTGTTAGATACTCAGGGGCGAGTGATTGGTATTCATGGACAGTCTGAAGGTGAGAAAATATATGATGCTAAGTCGAGAGAGATTTATCGCGTTAAGCTTGGGTTCAGTTCTGGCGTACCTGTAGCAAAATTTTTGAGAGCTATTCAGCAGTCAGGAATTAAGTTAAGTTTGAAAGTAGAAAGTTCCCCACCTTTGGAGTTAACTCAACAAGAATCTCGCTCGATTGAAGCTTTTTTACAAGCTCCTACTGCTGCGGGTAGTTCTAATGCTGTTGATTGGGCAAATCGCGGTAATGAATTATATCGTTTAGAGCGATTGGAAGAGGCACTTTTAGCTTTCGATAAGGCAATTAAAATTAATTCTGATTTTTATCCAGCTTGGTACGGGCGCGGCAATGTGTTAGCTTCAATGGAACGGTATCAAGAAGCGATCGCGTCTTATGACCGCGCGACTAAAATTAAGCCTGATTTCCATTTGGCTTGGCGCGATCGCGGTGCTTTGCTAGCTTTTTTGAAGCAAGATCGAGAAGCTTTGGCATCTTTCGATCGCGCGCTTCAATTTAAACCTGATGACTATGTTGCTTGGTATATTCGCGGTGATTTGCTAGCGGGAAATTTGCAGCGTTACGAGGATGCGATCGCGTCTTATGACCAAGCCATCAGAATTAAACCAGATTTCGCACCCGCCTGGACTGGGCGAGGCGAGGCGCTTTACGATTTGAGACGGTATCAAGATGCGATCGCATCTTTAGATAAGGCAATTCAAATCGATCCCAAGCAAGGGGAAGCCTGGACTCTCAAAGGAACGCTATTGTTGGAGTTGGAACGGTATTCTGAAGCAGTGCTAGCTTACGATCTTAGCATTGCGATCGCACCTGACAACTATCAATTATGGATGCTGAGAGCGGCCGCGCTTGTGGGTCTCAAACGCGAGTCTGAAGCGCGAAAATCTGCACAACAAGCTCTGAAGCTTAAGCCTAACGATCCTGACATTTTAAACTTTATTGATGCCATAGGCCCAAGGGGTTTAATTTCAGACTCAGCTAATCCTGGTTTGAATCGGCCGCGCTATGAAAGACCAAATCCTTCTAAACCAACACCTGGTTTGCTCTGGTAAATGGGAGGTGTTTGATTTTCGATGCCAGAATTTTGCATAATGGAAGTGGATATTTTTCACTCTGCTAGTACCAATTTTTGTAAGCAACCCCGGTCTGAAGACACGGGGCTTCAGCAAATAAACTGAAGCCGTGCTTACCCGCCTAAGTCTTAATTGACTACGTTATTGGGGTCATAACACCGAAGAATGCGACGCTAGTTTTCCGCTCTGTTGTTTGCAGTTAAATAGTCTTAAGGTCACTGAGACAGTGCTGCCAGCGTAAAAAGCCCTGATAACATTGGCAAAGCGAACTTTACGAGAAATCGAAGGGACACAACAATGTCTATCCAACCAAATTACGTTTTTGTTTTAGATGCCAACCGCAAACCACTAACACCATGCAAACCATCTTTGGCACGCAAGCTGTTAAAAGCTGGCAAATGTAAAGTTTTTCGACTTTATCCTTTCACGATGATTTTGAAAAAAGAGGTGATTCAAGACCCGCAGCCTGTCACTTTAAAGATTGACCCTGGTTCAAAAGTTACTGGGTTTGCTCTAATTTTAGATTCTAATCTGATCTGGGTAGCCGAATTAACTCATCGCGGCCAAGTAATTAAGGCTTTGCTAGAGTCTCGTCGCTCTCTACGGCGCGGCCGCAGAAGTCGGCACACAAGGTATCGTCAGGCGAGGTTTTTAAACCGAACCAGACCTAAAGGTTGGTTAGCTCCTAGCCTTCAACACCGCGTAGAAACGACTTTAACTTGGGTAAACAAGTTGTCAAGACTTGCACCAATTAAAACAATTTTTCAAGAATTAGTCAGATTCGATTTACAAAAAATGGAAACCCCAGAGATATCAGGAATTAAGTATCAACAAGGGGAGTTACAAGGTTACGAAGTCCGTGAGTATCTTCTTGAAAAATGGGAGAGGAGATGTGCTTACTGTGGCGAGGAAAATATACCGCTACAAGTTGAACACATTCAACCTAAATCATCAGGTGGAACCAATAGGATATCTAATCTGTGCTTGGCCTGTGAATCTTGTAATACCAAGAAAGGGACTAAAGACATCAAGGTATTTTTGGCGAAAAAGCCCGATGTTTTGAAGAAAATCTTGTCACAAGCTAAGCGCCCGTTGAAGGATGCCGCTGCTGTCAACTCAACCCGATGGGCTTTATTTAATCGCCTAAAAGAAACAGGTAAGATCATTGTCACGGGTTCTGGCGGAATGACCAAATTCAACCGCCTACGGTTGGAATTACCAAAAACCCACTTCTTTGACGCCGCTTGTGTAGGCGATACACCTAATATTTCCGTATTAGCAAATCAGCCTCTAAATATCAAAGCCACTGGGCATGGCTCAAGGCAGATGTGTCGCACAGACAAGTTCGGATTTCCGTCTCGGTATGTCCCTAGATTAAAATTTGTTAAAGGTTTTCAAACAGGTGACATTGTAAAAGCTGTTGTTACTTCTGGTAAAAAGATTGGCACTTATACGGGTAGGGTCGCTGTTCGCTCATCTGGTAGTTTTAATGTGTCAGCAGTTCAGGGATTAATTCAAGGAATCAACCACAAATATTGTTTTTCTATTCATCAAAAGGATGGATATAACTATGGATTTTGAGACTATTGACGGGACACTAAAGTATCCCGCGTCCTTTTTCCTCCCAGGGCTAAAGCCACTGGGTTTCCAAGCTCCCGTGAGGTTTTTATGATAGCAAATTTCATTAAACCCATTTTACATCGTCTGCTCAGCCCGATCGTAATTTTAATCCTGGCTTGTATGTGGGTACTACTGAGCGCTACTCCTGCTTTTGCATTGCCGAAAACAAATATTAATTACACTAACATTAACTTGTCAAATCGCGATTTTTCTAAAGCTGATTTAGCCGGAGGAACTTTTGTTGCTGCTGAGATGCGAAATACAAATTTTGAAGGTGCTGATTTGACTAACGCAATTTTAACTAAGGGAGTTTTGCTCAATGCCAATTTGTCAAATGCAAATCTCTCCGGTGCTTTAGCAGATAGGGTGACATTTGATGGTGCAAATTTAACTAATGCTAATTTTACAGAGGCTATTTTGACTCGGACTAGGTTTTACGATACAGCAATTTCTGGTGCTGATTTTACTGATGCAATTATTGACTCATATCAAGTTAATTTACTGTGCGAGAAAGCAGAGGGCGTAAATTCAGTTACGGGGGTTTCTACGCGCGAAAGTTTAGGATGTCGGTAAAGGTTATAGGACTTAACGCTCATGGCTCTAAAAACCCGGTTTTTGAGAAAAGCTGTAGGTTCGGGCGAAGTATAGCAACCGCCACAATGGTTAGGAATTTTTGATTGCCCAAACCATTTCTACTCCTCCTGCCTCCTCCTATATTTTCCTCAAAAAACGCTGTTTCTTTGGTTGGGTGCGTAAGTCCTGCGCTATAGGATGTCACCATTTAAACAGTATTATTTGTGGCTGCGATCGCCACCCATATCCCCTCTTTTTTTATCTCTCTATTCATCGCTCTCTTTATCTATTTGTGGTTGCCGTTTCTTACGGAAAATTCCAGTCATATTAATGCCACTGACCAGCATCAATATAGCTCCCAAACCAACCAAAAGTACATAAATGGGCATTAGAAATTCTCCCAGGTATTCTCCTTGGTGAATCTTCATGAAAATCTCTCCTACCTCATCGGACATTTGAAACCAACTGCTGCCAATTCGGTAGATTAAACCTGTCACTGCACTGACTGCTAAAGGTAAGAAAATAATTGGTGCAGCTATACGGTGAACTTTACGAAAATCAAGTTTAGCATCTGGTCGTTCACGACGATTTGCACCAAAAAGTTTGGTCATTGTTAGACCAGTAACAATTAGTCCAATCGTTCCCAAAGCTAGTAAAAGTACATAAACTGCTCTGAGTTTATATCCGAGATAGCTTCCTTGGTGAATATCCATAAAAAGATGAATATCCATGAAATTTTGGGTTCCATCCTCTTCCATACCTAACCAACTTTCTGCTAGCCGATAGGCAACTCCCGTTAAGGCTGTTAATAGTAAAGGGATGAATATAATCGGTGAAATTTGGCGATGCAGTTTACGAAAGTTAACGTTGACCATCTATGAATATCCTTTTTGTCAGTTTTTTGTTGTTTATAAATCAGACTAGCACTATTGTGTCAGCGTCAGGATATTTTATCAAGACTTACGCACGATCGCAGTAGGGCGTTACGGATAGTTTTGCGTAAGTCCTATTTATGCTGAAATCCTTTACTTAAATTTACTTGGACTGACAGAGGAGCGTCAGTTCTATCTATTTACATTTTATTACTTATATTCCTGCACACAAGATAGTTACGTCAAGTCTCCTTAGTTACCTAAAGTAAAAAAATTGCATTTCCTACAAAATCAATTAATATTTTAACACAATCAAGACTTACGCACCCCACCAAAGAAACCAGTTTTTTTACAAAAATACTTCGTTCTGCCTTCTACATAATAGCCTTTTGCCTCCTGCCTCCTGCTACCAATTACCAATTACCAATTACCAATTACCAATTACCAATTACCATTTTTTACATTTTTTGTAGGGATCGCCAATCCCCGATCGCCTTCTGTGGCCATAACCAGTTTTTGCTCAAAGAAGTAGGTTGAAAACTCTCCGCATCACTCGCTATCACCTGTTCCCGGAGTCTACTTGCTTCGTGCAACAAATCAGTCCGCTGCTGAGGCGACAATCCTCGATCGCGTGCCTGCTGCATCCTTACTAATCCTAATCCAGCATAAGCAGTTAGCGCTTCCTCACTTCTTGTCGAAGGTATCGCCGGGCCAGAAGCAACTGATTGCGGCCCTGTCCTGACAGTTGCTTCCACTAAATCCAGCACTTCCAACCAAACTTGATAAGCTTGATTTAAATTGCCTTCCACATATAAAGCAAAACCCAAAGCATTGCGATACTCCACCGACTCTGGCCGCGATTTCAGAGCACTTTCCCAGTAACGCCTAGCATCATCAACACTATATTTATTATTATTTTGGTCAGATTGAATCGATTGCCAAGCTAAGCGACCCCAGAGAAACTTAATTTCCGGGTTGTCCGGCGCTGTTTCCGAAGCCGCCGTGAGAGCAACTTCAGCGTGTTTTAGCGCTTGTCGCCGTTTAGGATCTAAGAGTTCTTCTACAGCTTGTTGTCCTTCAGAAAGCTTACCTTGATTAAACTTTTGGATTGCGATCGCTTGCACCTGAGAACTACTAGCTACTTTGAGATTAACAACCTCCGCGTTTGGGCCCACAGAGTCCGTAATTGGTGGTAATGCGATCGGCAACATTTCCCCAGGTTTGGGCCCTCGGTTTTGCCAAAACCACAAACCCAACACCATTGATGCCACAATACCCGTTGGAAATAAGCAATAAGCCCATGCTAAAGATTTTTTCTTGTGTTTTCCCGCTTTCACAGGGGATGGTTTTAAACGCGCCGATTTGCTAGGTAATTGCTCTGCCTGCGGATTGGGCTTTTGGCGAGAATTGGTATTAGCAGGTTGTGGGATTTGAGATGGAGAATTTCGCTTAAACGACGAAGGAACAGAAGAAGGACTTTGAGATTGAGCAATACTGTTACTATGCTCCTGTTTCTGTCTCCTCTGACTTAAAGCCTCCTCTCTTTGGGATTCATTATTAGCTAGCTGATGCCTGAAATTAGCAATTAAAGCTGAATTTTCAGCCTCATTGCCCCAATCATCTTCGTCATCAGCGAAATCCCCAAAGTCTGTCACCAAAGGACTTTCTATTTCCTCATCAGGCGCAAGTCCGTCGTATCCAGCCAGATTTTCCTCTGATTGCTGACCGTGACGGAGAGCAGGATAAGATGGCGGATAGCTCAAATTGCCTGTTAAAGTCGCATCTACTCCCTTCGCTTGAGCCCAAATCCCAGTTTGCGCCCCAGTCAGATAGCCGTCAAAATCTGAATGCAGATACAGAATCGGTAAGGCCCAGTACAACTGATGAGAACCGTAAGCAGAAATTAAACCCGCCCTTGCTCGGCTCAAACTCAGATCCACCGGATAACCTTGATTCAGGTTGCGGTAAAATAAGCGCGTCAGAGTTAAAGCTACTTCATCGGGAATGCGTTCGGCCATCGCTAACACCGCAGGAATGCCGCGCTTCACCAGCGCTTCTGCTAAATTGCGTTCTCCAGTGTCATCCCCATCAAAGCGATCGCCATAGGCACTTCGACAGGAATTGAACACGGCCATTTGAATGCCATTGTTAGCTAATAAACCTGCTAAATCATCGCCACTTAAGGTTTCAGTTAAACCTGTCCTGTCGCTGACCAAGTAAAGTTCGCCGCCTCTAGCTGCGAGATTGCTGTGACCGGCATAGTGTAGAACTTGATATTGTCCTTGTTCTAAGGCTTGAGTAAGCTGTTCGCGATCGGGTTGTTCTAGGATTGTTAATTGAATTTGCGGGGCATAAACATTATTTTCAAGAGTAGCCCGGTTTTGGAGTTCCTGTTGGAGGTGGAGGGCTTCTCTTTTGAGCTGTAAGCTGTCTTGGTCGTTGGGGGCCGCGATCGCCATTAATATTTTTAGAGGCTGCTGAGGCGCAAGTATTCGCCTCTGCTTGAGCAAACTGACACCCGGTTGATAGCGGGAAAAAATCACATCCGTACCAGTAGCCAAAGGGCGATCGGCAGCGTGCAAAACCTCCCAAGGCAAACGCGGCAAACGTCGGCCTTTGAGTCCCAAACGCAACTGCAACACCTCTCGGCGGTGTTGGGCGATCGCTTGGGCGCAAGTCCAGCTATCCCGGAGATTGCCTTGAAATAGCCCATTATAAAGCTGTTGACCGAGAGCCGTCAGATTCGGTCTAGGACTGGTTTTGAGAGATGGGGTGGCAATTTCTGGTTTTGCCTTCCTTTGTCCCTGTGCGATCGCAACTTTTCCCTCAAGCAAACCTAGCAAGGGGTCATTCATCAGTTGTTCGGCAAGGGTAAGCCACTCTGCTACTGGCCAAGTCACTAATTCTTCTGCCAATAGTACGCCAGGTGCAACCCTTTCCGTCCGCACGAGATATTCATCTTCCCCAACTGGGGTAACAGATAACAAAAATTCTTGGGTCACAGATTTAGTGCCCTCCCGATCGATTCTTTAATTGCCCCTGTGTTTATGGTCTGCATTAGCAATTGCTAAGCCTCTCTATGACTAATTATGACGAAGGAAGAAGGAAGAGAAATCTCCCCTTTACCTCAATAAGGTTGAGATCGGACAGTTGTGGAGGCTAAAGCCTGTGAAAAACAGATACTGCGATCGCTTCGTTCCTCGCAATGACAACCGCTAACTGAACCCTATTGCCTTTACCCTTTTCTCCTTCCCTTGCTATTTGACGCAGAAACCGGGTTTTTGGCCCCGCGTCTGCAAGTCGTAGCTAAATCAATAAAAGTTTCTTGATATAGTGGTGGGAGATAAGCGATCGTACCTATAAGTTGGTAATTTCTTAGACTTTCTGAGCTTTTCTAAGTGTTAAGTTCGCGATCGGGAAATTAGCACTCAGCAGTCACAACTCAAGACTAGAAACTTTTTTGCCTTTCTCTCACCGTTGCTGACAT contains:
- a CDS encoding CHAT domain-containing protein, which translates into the protein MTQEFLLSVTPVGEDEYLVRTERVAPGVLLAEELVTWPVAEWLTLAEQLMNDPLLGLLEGKVAIAQGQRKAKPEIATPSLKTSPRPNLTALGQQLYNGLFQGNLRDSWTCAQAIAQHRREVLQLRLGLKGRRLPRLPWEVLHAADRPLATGTDVIFSRYQPGVSLLKQRRILAPQQPLKILMAIAAPNDQDSLQLKREALHLQQELQNRATLENNVYAPQIQLTILEQPDREQLTQALEQGQYQVLHYAGHSNLAARGGELYLVSDRTGLTETLSGDDLAGLLANNGIQMAVFNSCRSAYGDRFDGDDTGERNLAEALVKRGIPAVLAMAERIPDEVALTLTRLFYRNLNQGYPVDLSLSRARAGLISAYGSHQLYWALPILYLHSDFDGYLTGAQTGIWAQAKGVDATLTGNLSYPPSYPALRHGQQSEENLAGYDGLAPDEEIESPLVTDFGDFADDEDDWGNEAENSALIANFRHQLANNESQREEALSQRRQKQEHSNSIAQSQSPSSVPSSFKRNSPSQIPQPANTNSRQKPNPQAEQLPSKSARLKPSPVKAGKHKKKSLAWAYCLFPTGIVASMVLGLWFWQNRGPKPGEMLPIALPPITDSVGPNAEVVNLKVASSSQVQAIAIQKFNQGKLSEGQQAVEELLDPKRRQALKHAEVALTAASETAPDNPEIKFLWGRLAWQSIQSDQNNNKYSVDDARRYWESALKSRPESVEYRNALGFALYVEGNLNQAYQVWLEVLDLVEATVRTGPQSVASGPAIPSTRSEEALTAYAGLGLVRMQQARDRGLSPQQRTDLLHEASRLREQVIASDAESFQPTSLSKNWLWPQKAIGDWRSLQKM
- a CDS encoding PepSY domain-containing protein: MVNVNFRKLHRQISPIIFIPLLLTALTGVAYRLAESWLGMEEDGTQNFMDIHLFMDIHQGSYLGYKLRAVYVLLLALGTIGLIVTGLTMTKLFGANRRERPDAKLDFRKVHRIAAPIIFLPLAVSAVTGLIYRIGSSWFQMSDEVGEIFMKIHQGEYLGEFLMPIYVLLVGLGAILMLVSGINMTGIFRKKRQPQIDKESDE